A single genomic interval of Dysidea avara chromosome 6, odDysAvar1.4, whole genome shotgun sequence harbors:
- the LOC136258209 gene encoding uncharacterized protein isoform X2, whose translation MEESDSEREGVLGTVEEECDSVNFVLGEKFSSYEQLKEKITAYQQGNNVQLAYTDSRTLDAARKRAPKRIQKANEKLHYYSLHLTCNLGGKPFHSKGSGQRPCHSTIKQNCKACIKLNLSEDGQYLEVTDVCNTHNHEVSKAIYDHLPRQRKLTPSERNEAAELLKLRVNNKLLQQHLSQSTGKIVTLKDISNIKHSIRKMDGNDLEKLSSYLKAIEGSTVEFLCDEDKNLVGIVFQDGIMKSTFSAFPEVLLVDATYKLTELRMPVYLMMVVDGNGQSEIVCAFVTVLETEESMGKMIQVFKSHNPAWASSRVLISDKDCSERAVFAKEFPGICLQLCLFHVLRSFRREITCDKMGIRAGERDHALEILLKLAYSRSESDYNQHYEDLRLAGLTTVFTYYNDNWHPIREEWVECFKNTAFTLGERTNNRLESINAKVKSVCARYSTLMHFFEHFCALLSTLRNERDHCTLMAMVKKRIDMKDPVEIEYSSVLTPYALNYVSKQLSLRRKVTIVSEHDRECHITSSEGILKVTVNGCHCAFWNTTNLPCRHIFAVRERKKHPLFTPLLLAERWTKDYMRDAYYKKSELTVEASSSISSIGHGPQRSCLTQHQKYHKSHIVAVELASLSSEVGMTEFTRRYTLLQTLRDIWASGRDAILCAAQDQHCSDQRGTVAVTASQSLVGCVSEGHSANQNARNEGSQAVENAGTCTTQSNAVCSNSSGSSTSHGDNESDGTRNSEVNTTENHLLEKNDHHDQELQSIRLPSKMRKRGRPKGADKTVIGLPRKKSRGNRPVSFLYKGAKQKELVILTWFVDLQIAKDAIDGSRIIEEDDVEMRPEMVSSSCTDENVCLDMCRKYCTREAWAAINSVVSIIQANPTWYCGRCTREIIDDEQNSIVCESCLVWYHFNCVGLKRSPKRRVWICRSCFEESADQ comes from the exons ATGGAAGAAAGTGACTCTGAGCGGGAGGGAGTGTTAGGGACTGTTGAAGAGGAGTGTGACAGCGTAAACTTTGTTCTTGGTGAGAAGTTTTCGTCTTACGAGCAGCTGAAGGAGAAGATTACTGCGTACCAACAAGGGAATAATGTCCAGTTAGCCTACACTGACTCGCGGACGCTGGATGCTGCTCGGAAAAGAGCACCGAAAAGAATACAGAAAGCAAATGaaaaattacattattattcttTGCACCTTACGTGCAATCTTGGTGGAAAGCCGTTCCACAGCAAAGGATCTGGCCAGAGACCTTGTCACAG CACGATTAAGCAGAATTGCAAAGCTTGTATAAAGCTTAACTTAAGTGAAGATGGCCAGTACCTGGAGGTCACAGACGTCTGCAATACTCACAATCATGAAGTCAGCAAG GCTATTTATGATCATTTACCCCGACAACGAAAGTTGACACCATCTGAACGGAATGAAGCTGCTGAATTGTTAAAATTAAGGGTGAACAATAAGCTACTTCAGCAGCACCTATCACAATCAACTGGGAAGATTGTTACCCTAAAAGATATCAGCAATATAAAGCACTCAATACGGAAAATGGATGGAAATGATTTGGAAAAATTGTCTTCTTATCTGAAGGCAATAGAAG GATCAACAGTTGAATTTCTGTGTGATGAAGACAAGAATCTTGTTGGTATTGTTTTTCAAGACGGCATTATGAAATCAACCTTTTCTGCTTTCCCAGAAGTTTTACTGGTGGATGCAACATATAAATTAACAGAATTGAGGATGCCCGTGTACTTGATGATGGTGGTTGACGGAAAtggtcaaagtgaaattgtGTGTGCCTTTGTTACAGTTTTGGAAACTGAGGAGTCAATGGGAAAAATGATACAAGTTTTCAAGTCTCACAATCCAGCTTGGGCCTCCTCAAGAGTTTTAATCTCAGACAAAGATTGCAGTGAGAGAGCTGTTTTTGCAAAAGAGTTTCCTGGTATTTGTTTACAGCTTTGTTTATTTCATGTGTTACGAAGTTTTAGACGAGAGATTACTTGTGACAAAATGGGAATCAGAGCTGGAGAAAGAGATCATGCTTTGGAAATTTtgttaaaacttgcatattctAGGTCTGAGTCAGACTACAATCAGCACTATGAA GATTTACGGCTTGCTGGTCTCACCACAGTTTTTACTTACTACAATGATAATTGGCATCCCATTCGAGAGGAATGGGTAGAATGTTTTAAGAACACAGCCTTCACCCTGGGCGAGAGGACAAACAACagattagagagtatcaatgcTAAAGTGAAGAGTGTTTGTGCAAG GTACAGCACACTCATGCATTTTTTTGAACACTTTTGTGCCCTGCTGTCAACTTTACGGAATGAGAGGGATCACTGCACATTGATGGCTATGGTCAAGAAAAGGATTGATATGAAAGATCCTGTAGAAATTGAATACTCCTCAGTTCTCACACCTTATGCATTAAATTATGTATCCAAGCAGCTTTCATTGCGGAGGAAGGTCACCATAGTCTCAGAACATGATCGAGAATGCCATATTACATCATCGGAAGGGATTTTGAAGGTGACAGTCAACGGATGCCACTGTGCATTTTGGAACACCACCAACCTCCCTTGTCGTCATATTTTTGCTGTGCGAGAAAGAAAGAAACACCCTTTATTTACTCCCTTACTTCTTGCGGAACGTTGGACAAAGGATTATATGAGAGATGCTTACTATAAAAAATCAGAATTAACAGTTGAGGCTTCAAGCAGT ATTTCAAGTATTGGGCATGGACCACAACGGTCATGTTTAACACAGCACCAGAAATACCATAAaagccatattgttgctgtggaGTTAGCTTCTCTTTCTTCCGAGGTTGGCATGACTGAATTCACAAGAAGGTACACTTTGCTACAGACCTTGAGAGATATATGGGCATCTGGAAGGGATGCAATTCTTTGTGCAG CTCAAGATCAGCACTGCAGTGACCAAAGAGGAACTGTTGCTGTTACTGCAAGTCAATCCCTTGTTGGTTGTGTCAGTGAAGGTCACAGTGCTAATCAGAATGCTAGGAATGAAGGCAGTCAAGCTGTTGAGAATGCTG GTACATGTACGACACAATCTAATGCTGTTTGTAGTAATAGTAGTGGATCAAGTACCAGCCATGGTGATAATGAAAGTGATGGTACAAGAAATAGTGAAGTAAACACTACAGAAAATCACCTACTTGAAAAGAATGATCATCATGATCAAG AGTTACAAAGTATTAGGTTACCTAGTAAAATGCGAAAGAGAGGAAGACCTAAAGGAGCTGACAAGACTGTTATTGGTCTCCCTAGAAAGAAGTCCAGAGGAAACAGGCCTGTGTCATTCCTATACAAAGGTGCTAAGCAAAAGGAACTTG TGATTTTAACCTGGTTTGTTGATCTACAAATTGCAAAGGACGCCATAGATGGGAGCCGAATTATAGAAGAGGATGATGTAGAAATGAGACCTGAGATGGTTTCATCATCATGCACTGATGAAAATGTCTGCTTAGATATGTGCAGGAAGTATTGCACCCGGGAAGCATGGGCAGCTATTAACAGTGTAGTATCTATAATTCAAGCCAATCCCACATGGTATTGTGGAAGATGCACAAGGGAGATAATTGACGATGAACAGAATTCAATTGTTTGTGAAAGCTGCTTAGTATGGTACCACTTTAATTGTGTTGGTCTCAAAAGATCACCGAAGAGGAGAGTATGGATATGCCGCTCATGCTTTGAAGAATCTGCTGACCAATAG
- the LOC136258209 gene encoding uncharacterized protein isoform X1: protein MEESDSEREGVLGTVEEECDSVNFVLGEKFSSYEQLKEKITAYQQGNNVQLAYTDSRTLDAARKRAPKRIQKANEKLHYYSLHLTCNLGGKPFHSKGSGQRPCHSTIKQNCKACIKLNLSEDGQYLEVTDVCNTHNHEVSKAIYDHLPRQRKLTPSERNEAAELLKLRVNNKLLQQHLSQSTGKIVTLKDISNIKHSIRKMDGNDLEKLSSYLKAIEGSTVEFLCDEDKNLVGIVFQDGIMKSTFSAFPEVLLVDATYKLTELRMPVYLMMVVDGNGQSEIVCAFVTVLETEESMGKMIQVFKSHNPAWASSRVLISDKDCSERAVFAKEFPGICLQLCLFHVLRSFRREITCDKMGIRAGERDHALEILLKLAYSRSESDYNQHYEDLRLAGLTTVFTYYNDNWHPIREEWVECFKNTAFTLGERTNNRLESINAKVKSVCARYSTLMHFFEHFCALLSTLRNERDHCTLMAMVKKRIDMKDPVEIEYSSVLTPYALNYVSKQLSLRRKVTIVSEHDRECHITSSEGILKVTVNGCHCAFWNTTNLPCRHIFAVRERKKHPLFTPLLLAERWTKDYMRDAYYKKSELTVEASSSISSIGHGPQRSCLTQHQKYHKSHIVAVELASLSSEVGMTEFTRRYTLLQTLRDIWASGRDAILCAAQDQHCSDQRGTVAVTASQSLVGCVSEGHSANQNARNEGSQAVENAGTCTTQSNAVCSNSSGSSTSHGDNESDGTRNSEVNTTENHLLEKNDHHDQGYQPPVPLVDTVQTRSNDVNELQSIRLPSKMRKRGRPKGADKTVIGLPRKKSRGNRPVSFLYKGAKQKELVILTWFVDLQIAKDAIDGSRIIEEDDVEMRPEMVSSSCTDENVCLDMCRKYCTREAWAAINSVVSIIQANPTWYCGRCTREIIDDEQNSIVCESCLVWYHFNCVGLKRSPKRRVWICRSCFEESADQ from the exons ATGGAAGAAAGTGACTCTGAGCGGGAGGGAGTGTTAGGGACTGTTGAAGAGGAGTGTGACAGCGTAAACTTTGTTCTTGGTGAGAAGTTTTCGTCTTACGAGCAGCTGAAGGAGAAGATTACTGCGTACCAACAAGGGAATAATGTCCAGTTAGCCTACACTGACTCGCGGACGCTGGATGCTGCTCGGAAAAGAGCACCGAAAAGAATACAGAAAGCAAATGaaaaattacattattattcttTGCACCTTACGTGCAATCTTGGTGGAAAGCCGTTCCACAGCAAAGGATCTGGCCAGAGACCTTGTCACAG CACGATTAAGCAGAATTGCAAAGCTTGTATAAAGCTTAACTTAAGTGAAGATGGCCAGTACCTGGAGGTCACAGACGTCTGCAATACTCACAATCATGAAGTCAGCAAG GCTATTTATGATCATTTACCCCGACAACGAAAGTTGACACCATCTGAACGGAATGAAGCTGCTGAATTGTTAAAATTAAGGGTGAACAATAAGCTACTTCAGCAGCACCTATCACAATCAACTGGGAAGATTGTTACCCTAAAAGATATCAGCAATATAAAGCACTCAATACGGAAAATGGATGGAAATGATTTGGAAAAATTGTCTTCTTATCTGAAGGCAATAGAAG GATCAACAGTTGAATTTCTGTGTGATGAAGACAAGAATCTTGTTGGTATTGTTTTTCAAGACGGCATTATGAAATCAACCTTTTCTGCTTTCCCAGAAGTTTTACTGGTGGATGCAACATATAAATTAACAGAATTGAGGATGCCCGTGTACTTGATGATGGTGGTTGACGGAAAtggtcaaagtgaaattgtGTGTGCCTTTGTTACAGTTTTGGAAACTGAGGAGTCAATGGGAAAAATGATACAAGTTTTCAAGTCTCACAATCCAGCTTGGGCCTCCTCAAGAGTTTTAATCTCAGACAAAGATTGCAGTGAGAGAGCTGTTTTTGCAAAAGAGTTTCCTGGTATTTGTTTACAGCTTTGTTTATTTCATGTGTTACGAAGTTTTAGACGAGAGATTACTTGTGACAAAATGGGAATCAGAGCTGGAGAAAGAGATCATGCTTTGGAAATTTtgttaaaacttgcatattctAGGTCTGAGTCAGACTACAATCAGCACTATGAA GATTTACGGCTTGCTGGTCTCACCACAGTTTTTACTTACTACAATGATAATTGGCATCCCATTCGAGAGGAATGGGTAGAATGTTTTAAGAACACAGCCTTCACCCTGGGCGAGAGGACAAACAACagattagagagtatcaatgcTAAAGTGAAGAGTGTTTGTGCAAG GTACAGCACACTCATGCATTTTTTTGAACACTTTTGTGCCCTGCTGTCAACTTTACGGAATGAGAGGGATCACTGCACATTGATGGCTATGGTCAAGAAAAGGATTGATATGAAAGATCCTGTAGAAATTGAATACTCCTCAGTTCTCACACCTTATGCATTAAATTATGTATCCAAGCAGCTTTCATTGCGGAGGAAGGTCACCATAGTCTCAGAACATGATCGAGAATGCCATATTACATCATCGGAAGGGATTTTGAAGGTGACAGTCAACGGATGCCACTGTGCATTTTGGAACACCACCAACCTCCCTTGTCGTCATATTTTTGCTGTGCGAGAAAGAAAGAAACACCCTTTATTTACTCCCTTACTTCTTGCGGAACGTTGGACAAAGGATTATATGAGAGATGCTTACTATAAAAAATCAGAATTAACAGTTGAGGCTTCAAGCAGT ATTTCAAGTATTGGGCATGGACCACAACGGTCATGTTTAACACAGCACCAGAAATACCATAAaagccatattgttgctgtggaGTTAGCTTCTCTTTCTTCCGAGGTTGGCATGACTGAATTCACAAGAAGGTACACTTTGCTACAGACCTTGAGAGATATATGGGCATCTGGAAGGGATGCAATTCTTTGTGCAG CTCAAGATCAGCACTGCAGTGACCAAAGAGGAACTGTTGCTGTTACTGCAAGTCAATCCCTTGTTGGTTGTGTCAGTGAAGGTCACAGTGCTAATCAGAATGCTAGGAATGAAGGCAGTCAAGCTGTTGAGAATGCTG GTACATGTACGACACAATCTAATGCTGTTTGTAGTAATAGTAGTGGATCAAGTACCAGCCATGGTGATAATGAAAGTGATGGTACAAGAAATAGTGAAGTAAACACTACAGAAAATCACCTACTTGAAAAGAATGATCATCATGATCAAG GATATCAGCCACCTGTACCATTGGTAGACACAGTGCAAACTAGAAGCAATGATGtaaatg AGTTACAAAGTATTAGGTTACCTAGTAAAATGCGAAAGAGAGGAAGACCTAAAGGAGCTGACAAGACTGTTATTGGTCTCCCTAGAAAGAAGTCCAGAGGAAACAGGCCTGTGTCATTCCTATACAAAGGTGCTAAGCAAAAGGAACTTG TGATTTTAACCTGGTTTGTTGATCTACAAATTGCAAAGGACGCCATAGATGGGAGCCGAATTATAGAAGAGGATGATGTAGAAATGAGACCTGAGATGGTTTCATCATCATGCACTGATGAAAATGTCTGCTTAGATATGTGCAGGAAGTATTGCACCCGGGAAGCATGGGCAGCTATTAACAGTGTAGTATCTATAATTCAAGCCAATCCCACATGGTATTGTGGAAGATGCACAAGGGAGATAATTGACGATGAACAGAATTCAATTGTTTGTGAAAGCTGCTTAGTATGGTACCACTTTAATTGTGTTGGTCTCAAAAGATCACCGAAGAGGAGAGTATGGATATGCCGCTCATGCTTTGAAGAATCTGCTGACCAATAG